One genomic region from Haloprofundus salinisoli encodes:
- a CDS encoding DUF1059 domain-containing protein — MSYGYGCIVGDCLFDTTADTEDELVDEAHQHNEEHHPDLDVGEERIRADIETK, encoded by the coding sequence ATGTCATACGGATACGGCTGCATCGTCGGCGACTGCCTGTTCGACACCACTGCCGACACCGAGGACGAACTCGTCGACGAGGCCCACCAGCACAACGAGGAACACCACCCCGACCTCGACGTCGGCGAGGAGCGGATTCGAGCGGATATAGAGACGAAGTAG
- a CDS encoding 30S ribosomal protein S19e produces the protein MVTLYDVPADDLIQEVADRLEDRIEQPDWIQFAKTGSNRELPPQNDDFWFVRAASILRKLATKGPLGVERLAVEYGGRKRGSTRYRVAKAHTGTGSKKIIRVILQQLEEEGLVESAGGDGRRISDDGRAFLDDAAASTFESLDRPELERYA, from the coding sequence ATGGTAACCCTCTATGACGTTCCGGCGGACGACCTCATTCAGGAGGTCGCCGACCGACTCGAGGACCGCATCGAACAGCCCGACTGGATTCAGTTCGCCAAAACCGGCTCGAACCGAGAGCTTCCGCCGCAGAACGACGATTTCTGGTTCGTCCGCGCGGCCAGTATCCTCCGGAAACTCGCCACGAAAGGGCCGCTCGGCGTCGAACGGCTCGCCGTCGAGTACGGCGGCCGCAAGCGCGGCTCGACGCGCTACCGCGTCGCCAAGGCCCACACAGGCACCGGCAGCAAGAAGATCATCCGCGTCATCCTCCAGCAGCTCGAAGAAGAGGGTCTCGTCGAGAGCGCCGGCGGCGACGGTCGCCGCATCAGCGACGACGGCCGCGCGTTCCTCGACGACGCCGCCGCCTCGACCTTCGAGTCGCTCGACCGCCCGGAACTCGAACGCTACGCGTAG
- a CDS encoding site-2 protease family protein, which translates to MDEADSPPYGPAAAPADGPSLEQLDSVFYVREVRTDDDRLLYYGESLVSRRSLLEEAWPSFRQAGYDVRLARTNDGLDVLVAEPLSVGVDGVPWKNLLLFVATVASTLFVGAYAWYYIPISQIQENPLVALEAWPFTAAVLGVLCAHELGHYVMGRYHGVDVSLPYLIPFIFPFGTMGAIIRMRGQMPDRKALFDIGVAGPLAGLAATVLVTAIGLSLEPITIPERVFVGSTEVIQFNNPLLLDLIATLLGQPSDYSYPQTVNPVIIGGWVGMFFTVLNLLPVGQLDGGHMVRAMLGRRQETVATLVPLGLFGLAGYLYYVRDLGLQESVGLWAFWGLFSLFIAINGPAHPIDESGIGWKRQLVGVFTFALGLLCFMLVPIQLMGA; encoded by the coding sequence ATGGACGAGGCCGACAGCCCTCCGTACGGCCCCGCGGCCGCCCCCGCAGACGGTCCCTCGCTCGAACAACTCGACTCGGTGTTCTACGTTCGTGAGGTACGTACGGACGACGACCGACTACTGTACTACGGCGAGTCGCTCGTCTCGCGTCGCTCACTGCTCGAAGAGGCGTGGCCCTCGTTTCGGCAAGCGGGGTACGACGTTCGTCTCGCACGGACGAACGACGGACTCGACGTACTCGTCGCCGAACCGCTGTCCGTCGGCGTCGACGGCGTGCCCTGGAAGAATCTGCTCCTGTTCGTCGCCACCGTCGCCTCGACGCTGTTCGTCGGCGCGTACGCGTGGTACTACATCCCGATAAGCCAGATTCAGGAGAATCCGCTGGTCGCGCTCGAAGCGTGGCCCTTCACCGCCGCCGTGCTCGGCGTCCTCTGCGCGCACGAACTCGGCCACTACGTGATGGGTCGCTACCACGGCGTCGACGTCTCGCTGCCGTATCTCATCCCGTTTATCTTCCCCTTCGGGACGATGGGGGCTATCATCCGAATGCGCGGGCAGATGCCCGACCGAAAGGCGCTTTTCGACATCGGCGTCGCGGGACCGCTCGCCGGGTTGGCGGCGACGGTTCTCGTCACCGCTATCGGCCTGTCGCTCGAACCGATTACGATACCCGAGCGCGTCTTCGTCGGGAGCACCGAGGTCATCCAGTTCAACAATCCGTTGCTGTTGGACCTCATCGCGACGCTTCTCGGCCAACCGAGCGACTACAGCTACCCACAGACGGTGAACCCCGTCATCATCGGCGGCTGGGTCGGGATGTTCTTCACCGTGTTGAACCTGCTGCCGGTCGGCCAACTCGACGGTGGCCACATGGTTCGGGCGATGCTCGGTCGGCGACAGGAGACGGTGGCGACGCTCGTTCCTTTGGGCCTGTTCGGCCTCGCGGGCTACCTCTACTACGTCCGCGACCTGGGCCTGCAAGAGTCGGTCGGACTCTGGGCCTTCTGGGGTCTGTTCTCGCTGTTCATCGCCATCAACGGCCCCGCCCACCCCATCGACGAATCCGGCATCGGCTGGAAGCGCCAACTCGTCGGCGTGTTCACGTTCGCGCTCGGCCTGCTGTGCTTCATGCTGGTGCCGATTCAGCTGATGGGCGCCTGA
- a CDS encoding DMT family transporter, with protein sequence MTSGISYSLVAALVWGIYLFVLKRYFDGVPGSVLTVLVNVAAITWYVPVLLTSVSPSETPSFASLGAEALGVLVGTICMTGAAFLIFLRALDAGDVSYVAPINKVVPVFVLPIEILLLHERLAPIQVLGVLVATLAVYVANYRGGRLSDPIRAASSSTAAQLALLSAACYAVSDVGKRVALQELSLQPQLWVVVLLGGVTVVVLPFAVRSWSDGALTRRTLGELTVGGFLVALGEHVTSLAFAAVPASIASPIINTQAVVAVVLGGVLLREEFFGTRLVAAALAVCGVGLIALDSGALGGVVGWF encoded by the coding sequence GTGACCTCGGGAATCTCGTACTCGCTCGTCGCGGCCCTCGTTTGGGGAATCTACCTGTTCGTCCTCAAGCGGTACTTCGACGGGGTCCCCGGTTCGGTTCTCACCGTCCTCGTCAACGTGGCGGCTATCACCTGGTACGTTCCGGTGCTTCTCACGTCGGTTTCGCCCTCGGAGACGCCGTCGTTCGCGTCGCTCGGCGCCGAGGCGCTCGGTGTTCTCGTCGGAACCATCTGTATGACGGGAGCGGCGTTTCTCATCTTCCTCCGGGCGCTCGACGCGGGTGACGTCTCCTACGTCGCACCGATAAACAAGGTGGTTCCGGTGTTCGTCCTCCCGATCGAGATACTGCTGCTGCACGAGCGACTCGCTCCGATTCAGGTGCTCGGCGTCCTCGTGGCGACGCTGGCCGTCTACGTCGCCAACTATCGAGGTGGACGCTTGTCGGACCCGATCCGCGCCGCCTCGTCGTCGACTGCGGCGCAGCTCGCGCTGCTGAGTGCCGCTTGCTACGCCGTCAGCGACGTGGGAAAACGCGTCGCACTCCAAGAACTGAGCCTCCAGCCGCAGCTGTGGGTCGTCGTCCTCCTCGGCGGCGTCACCGTCGTCGTCCTCCCCTTTGCGGTCCGGTCGTGGTCCGACGGCGCGCTGACGCGGCGAACGCTCGGCGAACTCACCGTCGGCGGCTTCCTCGTCGCACTCGGTGAACACGTCACGTCGCTGGCGTTCGCGGCAGTGCCGGCGAGCATCGCCTCCCCCATCATCAACACGCAGGCGGTGGTTGCTGTGGTGCTCGGCGGCGTTCTCCTCCGCGAAGAGTTCTTCGGGACGCGGCTCGTCGCCGCGGCGCTGGCGGTCTGCGGCGTCGGTCTCATCGCGCTCGACTCCGGAGCGCTCGGCGGCGTTGTCGGCTGGTTCTGA
- a CDS encoding DNA-binding protein produces the protein MSGNPDDERLDELRRERLQELQDQAEGQQQQQGNEEAQQAAEERAQAQKDALLRQYLTDGARQRLNAVQMSKPEFAEQVEQQLVALAQSGRIQSKIDEEQMKQLLKELQPDKKRFNIRRR, from the coding sequence ATGAGCGGAAATCCCGACGACGAACGGCTCGACGAACTCCGCCGAGAACGCCTGCAGGAGCTACAGGACCAAGCGGAAGGCCAGCAGCAACAGCAGGGCAACGAGGAAGCCCAGCAAGCCGCCGAGGAGCGCGCACAGGCGCAGAAGGACGCGCTACTGCGCCAGTATCTCACCGACGGCGCGCGACAACGGCTCAACGCCGTCCAGATGAGTAAACCCGAGTTCGCCGAGCAGGTCGAACAGCAGCTCGTCGCGCTCGCACAGAGCGGCCGCATCCAGTCGAAAATCGACGAGGAGCAGATGAAACAGCTGTTGAAGGAACTCCAGCCCGACAAGAAGCGCTTCAACATCCGCCGTCGCTGA
- the thiL gene encoding thiamine-phosphate kinase — MDERTALRTLAAELPAAGDDAAVVDELVVTTDMLHETTDFPAGTTRYTAGWRSVGASLSDVAAMGADAVAAVAAYAAPTFDADELSAFVRGARDVCELVGAEYVGGDLDTHDEFTTATTAIGRTDDPVLRSGANPGDLLCVTGTLGRSAAALRYFERGDAERGNDRFRFEPRVAAGVELAGYATAMMDSSDGLARSVHQLAEASDCGLSVDSARIPVDAAVSDVTDGESDYWESALHFGEDFELVFTLPESALERAAAASVTPITRIGRVAESGAGVTLDGEPLPDRGYTHSA, encoded by the coding sequence ATGGACGAGCGGACAGCGCTTCGAACGTTGGCTGCGGAACTCCCGGCGGCCGGTGACGACGCCGCGGTCGTCGACGAACTGGTCGTCACGACCGACATGCTCCACGAAACGACGGACTTCCCGGCCGGAACGACGCGCTACACCGCCGGGTGGCGGTCCGTCGGCGCGTCGCTCTCGGACGTCGCCGCGATGGGCGCGGACGCCGTGGCGGCCGTCGCCGCGTACGCCGCACCCACGTTCGACGCGGACGAACTGAGTGCGTTCGTCCGCGGTGCCCGCGACGTCTGCGAACTCGTCGGTGCCGAGTACGTCGGCGGCGACCTCGACACGCACGACGAGTTCACGACGGCGACGACGGCCATCGGCCGAACGGACGACCCGGTGCTCCGGTCCGGCGCGAACCCCGGCGACCTGCTCTGTGTGACCGGCACGCTCGGGCGGTCGGCGGCCGCGCTTCGCTACTTCGAACGCGGCGACGCGGAGCGGGGTAACGACCGCTTCAGGTTCGAACCGCGAGTCGCCGCGGGCGTGGAACTCGCCGGCTACGCGACGGCGATGATGGACTCCAGCGACGGCCTCGCGCGGTCGGTCCACCAACTGGCGGAGGCGAGCGACTGCGGCCTCTCCGTCGACTCCGCGCGGATTCCGGTCGACGCCGCCGTCTCCGACGTGACCGACGGCGAGAGCGACTACTGGGAGTCGGCGCTGCACTTCGGCGAGGACTTCGAGCTGGTGTTCACGCTCCCCGAATCCGCGCTCGAACGGGCGGCGGCGGCTTCAGTGACGCCGATTACCCGCATCGGACGCGTCGCCGAGTCGGGTGCGGGCGTAACGCTCGACGGCGAGCCGCTTCCGGACCGCGGGTACACCCACTCGGCGTAG
- the truA gene encoding tRNA pseudouridine(38-40) synthase TruA, translating into MRAFRVAYDGRPYYGFQRQPDVPTVEGALFDALAKLGVYDETRHRPSGYAAAGRTDAGVSAVAQTVAFDCPDWCTPRAVNSELPGTVRAWAAADVSDGFHATHDADRREYTYHLYAPKSDGDGYRTPEPYAAVDDARARAALDALCGDHDFRNLTPDDRNTVRELSGSLRRDGEFLVFTISAPGFARELVRRVVSLVRIVGSGAPMARIDRAFAADSLEGREGVPPAPAAGLVLTGVDYPGVAFERDEAAIETVHEVFGASRVAGAVRARVCETVLDGTGA; encoded by the coding sequence ATGCGTGCGTTCCGCGTCGCCTACGACGGCCGCCCCTACTACGGTTTCCAGCGCCAACCCGACGTGCCGACGGTCGAGGGCGCGCTGTTCGACGCGCTGGCGAAACTCGGCGTCTACGACGAGACGCGCCACCGGCCGTCCGGCTACGCCGCCGCGGGGCGCACCGACGCTGGCGTCTCGGCGGTCGCACAGACCGTCGCCTTCGACTGCCCCGACTGGTGCACGCCGCGAGCGGTCAACAGCGAACTGCCGGGGACGGTCCGCGCGTGGGCCGCGGCGGACGTTTCCGATGGCTTTCACGCGACTCACGACGCCGATCGCCGCGAGTACACCTATCATCTCTACGCGCCGAAATCAGACGGAGACGGCTATCGCACACCCGAGCCGTACGCTGCCGTCGACGACGCTCGGGCACGAGCGGCGCTCGACGCGCTCTGCGGCGACCACGACTTTCGGAACCTCACGCCCGACGACCGGAACACGGTTCGGGAGTTGTCTGGGTCGCTGCGGCGCGACGGCGAGTTTCTCGTCTTCACCATCTCCGCGCCGGGGTTCGCCCGCGAACTCGTCCGCCGCGTCGTCTCGCTCGTCCGCATCGTCGGCTCCGGGGCTCCGATGGCGAGAATCGACCGGGCGTTCGCCGCCGACTCTTTGGAGGGGCGCGAAGGTGTTCCGCCCGCGCCCGCCGCGGGGTTGGTCCTCACCGGCGTCGACTATCCGGGCGTCGCGTTCGAGCGCGACGAAGCCGCGATAGAGACGGTGCACGAGGTGTTCGGCGCGTCGCGCGTGGCGGGCGCGGTCAGAGCGCGGGTCTGCGAGACGGTGCTCGACGGGACGGGAGCGTAA
- a CDS encoding universal stress protein yields MYDTILVATDGSDPSEAAVDRALDLANQYDATLHALSVVDTRVYADVDIRSEPVFDLLEAQAQETVDAVAEAGTTANVSVVTAVGHGSPASAIVDYASDHDVDVVVVGTHGRRGIRRVLLGSVAERVVRNCPVPVLTVRGGEHESDDTSHPR; encoded by the coding sequence ATGTACGACACTATCCTCGTCGCCACCGACGGTAGCGACCCGTCGGAGGCAGCGGTCGACCGCGCGCTCGACCTCGCAAACCAGTACGACGCGACGCTCCACGCGCTCTCGGTCGTCGACACGAGAGTGTACGCCGACGTCGACATCCGCTCGGAACCCGTCTTCGACCTGCTCGAAGCACAAGCACAGGAGACCGTCGACGCCGTCGCGGAGGCAGGTACGACCGCGAACGTCTCCGTCGTGACGGCCGTCGGACACGGTTCGCCGGCCAGCGCGATCGTCGACTACGCGTCCGACCACGACGTCGATGTCGTGGTCGTCGGCACGCACGGCCGCCGCGGCATCAGGCGCGTGCTGCTCGGGAGCGTCGCCGAGCGCGTCGTCAGGAACTGCCCCGTTCCGGTGTTGACCGTCCGCGGCGGCGAGCACGAGAGCGACGACACGAGCCACCCTCGTTAA
- a CDS encoding DUF7411 family protein, which yields MELALLYSGGKDSTLAALTLDSFYEVRLVTAHFGFTDDWTHAKTAAETLGYPFETVELDEAIAADAVEQMHADGYPRNGIQQVHEAALEAVAGLGYDAIADGTRRDDRVPTISRAQAQSLEDRYDVDYLAPLSGFGRRAVDRLVEETLDIEVGPSETVPKADYEGELRQLLVETHGSDAVGEVFPEHEQTYVHGLLD from the coding sequence ATGGAACTGGCCCTCCTGTACAGCGGCGGCAAGGATTCGACGCTCGCCGCGCTCACGCTCGATTCGTTCTACGAGGTGCGCCTCGTGACCGCACACTTCGGGTTCACCGACGACTGGACGCACGCGAAGACGGCCGCGGAGACGCTCGGTTACCCGTTCGAGACGGTCGAACTCGACGAGGCCATCGCCGCCGACGCCGTCGAGCAGATGCACGCCGACGGCTACCCGCGAAACGGTATTCAACAGGTTCACGAAGCCGCGTTGGAAGCCGTCGCGGGGCTCGGGTACGACGCTATCGCCGACGGGACGCGCCGCGACGACCGCGTGCCGACCATCTCACGCGCGCAGGCACAGAGCCTCGAAGACCGCTACGACGTCGACTACCTCGCGCCGCTGTCGGGGTTCGGTCGTCGGGCGGTCGACCGACTCGTCGAGGAGACGCTCGACATCGAAGTCGGTCCGAGCGAGACGGTACCGAAAGCCGATTACGAGGGCGAACTGCGGCAGTTGCTCGTCGAAACGCACGGTTCCGACGCGGTCGGAGAGGTCTTCCCCGAACACGAGCAGACGTACGTCCACGGGCTACTGGACTGA
- a CDS encoding lysylphosphatidylglycerol synthase transmembrane domain-containing protein produces the protein MSRENLRATVLGFAGALVVFAVLFSFIGVDDLVTQLENADIRFVALVIVATLGWLFAWGLSLRTVLSVLGVEISALKSFLVFSGAMFSNNITPFGQAGGEPVTALLISQTSDAEYETGLAAIASVDTLNFVPSITLALAGAVYFATETTLGQNLELAVIGVVVLATVIPGLVYVGWQRRYQLEHKTVSVLTPLIRRVADFVPRVSKPTAESIEGRISRFFTAIERVATNPRGLLLAVSLSAAGWLAQMLGLWLAFHAVGTPVSPSIMLFVVPIGAIAGVTPLPGGAGGIESVLLVLLLAATGPAVTESAILAAIVIYRGTVYWLPTLIGGVVVSVLGLNGS, from the coding sequence ATGTCCAGGGAGAACCTCCGAGCCACCGTGCTCGGCTTCGCCGGTGCGTTGGTGGTGTTCGCGGTTCTCTTCTCGTTCATCGGCGTCGACGACCTCGTCACTCAGTTGGAGAATGCCGACATCCGATTCGTCGCCCTCGTCATCGTCGCGACGCTCGGTTGGCTGTTCGCGTGGGGGCTGTCGCTTCGGACCGTCCTCTCGGTGCTCGGCGTGGAGATCTCGGCGCTGAAGTCGTTTCTCGTGTTCTCGGGGGCGATGTTCTCGAACAACATCACGCCGTTCGGACAGGCCGGCGGCGAGCCGGTGACGGCGCTGCTCATCTCGCAGACCTCCGACGCCGAGTACGAGACCGGCCTCGCGGCCATCGCCAGCGTCGACACGCTCAACTTCGTCCCGTCGATAACGCTCGCGCTCGCGGGTGCTGTGTACTTCGCGACGGAGACGACACTCGGTCAGAACCTCGAACTGGCGGTCATCGGGGTCGTCGTCCTCGCAACGGTGATTCCGGGTCTCGTGTACGTCGGCTGGCAGCGACGGTACCAACTCGAACACAAAACCGTCAGCGTGCTCACGCCTCTTATCCGACGCGTCGCGGACTTCGTCCCGCGCGTCTCGAAACCGACCGCCGAGAGCATCGAAGGACGAATCAGTCGCTTCTTCACCGCTATCGAGCGCGTTGCGACGAACCCGCGCGGACTGCTGCTGGCCGTCTCGCTTTCGGCGGCCGGATGGCTCGCACAGATGCTCGGCCTCTGGCTGGCGTTTCACGCCGTCGGCACGCCCGTCTCGCCGTCGATTATGCTGTTCGTCGTCCCCATCGGCGCGATTGCGGGTGTGACCCCGCTCCCCGGCGGCGCGGGCGGCATCGAGAGCGTCCTCCTCGTCCTGCTGCTGGCGGCGACGGGCCCCGCGGTGACGGAGTCGGCGATTCTGGCGGCCATCGTCATCTACCGCGGGACGGTGTACTGGCTGCCGACGCTCATCGGCGGCGTCGTCGTCAGCGTTCTGGGTCTCAACGGCTCCTGA
- a CDS encoding M28 family peptidase, protein MSEQETTPGDAADAGDAADTTDAFAAAIGRTWTDDRPWNFITDLTALGDRMGGSAGERRAADLVADAFEDAGVDDVELDAFEMSQWTRGWTEFELTAPVERPFDAIALPYSPSGDVEAELVDVGYGTPDEIDAEDVDGKIVVASTTTPSGRFIHRMEKYGCAVEAGAEAFVFVNHIEGQLPPTGSLTFGDEGSVPAVGVSKETGEWLKEYAANSSGETGRVRVGVEAETTPGESQNVVGHIGPKTDEELLLLAHYDAHDISEGALDNGCGIATVVTAARILAQADLDVGVRVAGVGCEEIGLLGAERVAETTDLSEIKAVVNVDGAGRFRNLVALTHNSDAMSAAAERIDETTRQPVDVNGDPHPFSDHWPFVREGVPAFQLHSDSGERGRGWGHTHADTRDKVDDRNIREHAILTALLVGDLATADAPRLDLDDLAATFRENDFEVGMRAAGLWPDGWE, encoded by the coding sequence ATGTCCGAACAGGAGACGACACCGGGCGACGCGGCAGATGCGGGCGACGCCGCAGACACGACAGACGCGTTCGCCGCCGCGATAGGCCGCACGTGGACCGACGACCGGCCGTGGAACTTCATCACCGACCTCACCGCGCTCGGCGACCGGATGGGCGGCAGCGCGGGCGAGCGCCGGGCGGCGGACCTCGTCGCCGACGCGTTCGAGGACGCCGGCGTCGACGACGTCGAACTCGACGCGTTCGAGATGAGCCAGTGGACCCGCGGGTGGACGGAGTTCGAGCTCACCGCGCCCGTCGAGCGGCCGTTCGACGCCATCGCGCTCCCGTACTCCCCGTCGGGTGACGTCGAAGCCGAACTCGTCGACGTGGGTTACGGGACGCCCGACGAGATCGACGCCGAAGACGTCGACGGGAAAATCGTCGTGGCGAGCACCACGACGCCCTCCGGACGCTTCATCCACCGGATGGAGAAGTACGGCTGTGCGGTCGAGGCGGGCGCGGAGGCGTTCGTCTTCGTCAACCACATCGAGGGGCAGCTGCCGCCCACGGGCTCTCTCACTTTCGGCGACGAGGGGTCGGTGCCGGCCGTCGGCGTGAGCAAAGAGACGGGCGAGTGGCTGAAAGAGTACGCCGCGAACAGTAGCGGCGAGACGGGTCGGGTCCGCGTCGGCGTCGAAGCCGAGACGACCCCCGGAGAGAGCCAGAACGTCGTCGGTCACATTGGACCGAAAACGGACGAGGAACTGCTTCTCCTCGCTCACTACGACGCTCACGACATCTCCGAAGGTGCGCTCGACAACGGTTGCGGCATCGCCACCGTCGTCACCGCCGCGCGCATCCTCGCGCAGGCGGACCTCGACGTCGGCGTCCGCGTCGCCGGCGTCGGCTGCGAGGAGATCGGACTCTTAGGAGCCGAGCGCGTCGCCGAGACGACCGACCTGAGCGAGATAAAAGCCGTCGTCAACGTCGACGGCGCGGGGCGGTTCCGAAACCTCGTCGCGCTGACGCACAACTCCGACGCGATGAGCGCCGCCGCCGAGCGCATCGACGAGACGACGCGCCAGCCCGTAGACGTGAACGGCGACCCGCACCCGTTCAGCGACCACTGGCCGTTCGTCCGCGAGGGCGTCCCGGCGTTCCAGCTCCACAGCGACAGCGGCGAGCGCGGCCGCGGGTGGGGCCACACCCACGCCGACACCCGCGACAAGGTCGACGACCGAAACATCCGCGAGCACGCCATCCTGACCGCGCTGCTCGTCGGGGACCTGGCGACGGCGGACGCCCCGCGGCTCGACCTCGACGACCTCGCCGCGACGTTCCGCGAGAACGACTTCGAGGTCGGGATGCGCGCGGCCGGACTGTGGCCCGACGGCTGGGAGTAG
- the hisS gene encoding histidine--tRNA ligase codes for MYDRLKGFRDFYPDEMAPRREVIDTMEDAAKRYGFREIGTPALERTQMYVDKSGEEIVDELYAFTDKGGREVALTPELTPTVARMVVAKQQALSKPIKWVSTRPFWRYEQVQQGRFREFYQTNVDIFGSAEPEADAEILAFAADALTDLGLTADDFEFRVSHRDILGGLLTALRPDVDTHAAIRAVDKRAKVDETEYLGLLTDAGLSWDDAEQFDALVTGGDLDEIAEFGGDDVEAAVDNLREVLAAAEDFGAREYCTVSLTTARGLDYYTGVVFECFDSTGEVGRSVFGGGRYDDLIESFGGQPTPAVGVAPGHAPLNLLLQRAGVWPEDAASTEYYVLSVGDTRSVASRVARDLRAAGNTVETDVSGRSFGAQMGYADSIGASTVVIVGEQDLENDEVTVKDMESGEQTTAPVDEFPGDRDAPTYDDYV; via the coding sequence ATGTACGACCGCCTCAAGGGATTTCGTGACTTCTACCCCGACGAGATGGCTCCCCGCCGGGAGGTCATCGACACGATGGAAGACGCCGCGAAGCGCTACGGCTTCCGCGAAATCGGCACGCCCGCGCTCGAACGGACGCAGATGTACGTCGACAAATCCGGCGAGGAGATCGTCGACGAGCTGTACGCGTTCACCGACAAGGGCGGCCGCGAGGTCGCGCTGACGCCCGAACTGACGCCGACGGTCGCGCGGATGGTCGTCGCCAAGCAGCAGGCGCTGTCGAAACCCATCAAGTGGGTCTCGACGCGTCCGTTCTGGCGCTACGAGCAGGTCCAACAGGGCCGTTTTCGGGAATTTTACCAGACGAACGTCGACATCTTCGGCTCCGCGGAACCCGAGGCCGACGCCGAGATTCTCGCGTTCGCCGCCGACGCGCTGACCGACCTCGGTCTGACGGCCGACGACTTCGAGTTCCGCGTCTCCCACCGCGACATCCTCGGTGGCCTCCTCACGGCGCTCCGCCCCGACGTCGACACGCACGCCGCCATCCGCGCCGTCGACAAGCGTGCGAAAGTCGACGAGACCGAGTATCTCGGCCTGCTCACCGACGCCGGGCTCTCGTGGGACGACGCCGAGCAGTTCGACGCCCTCGTGACGGGCGGTGACCTCGACGAAATCGCCGAGTTCGGCGGCGACGACGTGGAAGCGGCCGTCGACAACCTCCGCGAGGTTCTCGCCGCCGCCGAGGATTTCGGCGCGCGCGAGTACTGCACCGTCTCGCTGACGACCGCCCGAGGCCTCGACTACTACACCGGCGTCGTCTTCGAGTGCTTCGACTCGACCGGCGAGGTCGGCCGCTCGGTGTTCGGCGGCGGCCGCTACGACGACCTCATCGAGAGCTTCGGCGGCCAGCCCACTCCGGCGGTCGGCGTCGCCCCCGGCCACGCGCCGCTGAACCTCCTACTCCAGCGCGCGGGCGTCTGGCCCGAGGACGCGGCCTCGACGGAGTACTACGTGCTCTCGGTCGGCGACACCCGATCCGTCGCCAGCCGCGTCGCCCGCGATCTCCGCGCGGCGGGTAACACCGTCGAGACCGACGTCTCCGGTCGGAGTTTCGGCGCGCAGATGGGCTACGCCGACAGCATCGGCGCGTCGACGGTCGTCATCGTCGGCGAACAGGACCTCGAAAACGACGAAGTGACGGTCAAGGATATGGAGAGCGGCGAGCAGACGACCGCACCGGTCGACGAGTTCCCCGGCGACCGCGACGCGCCGACGTACGACGACTACGTCTGA